TGTTCAATGAAAATAGAATCGAATTTAGTGATATAAAAACATATGGAACTCCAAGAAGATTAACTTTTATAGTTGAAAATATAAGTGAAAAACAAAGTAATTTAGAAGAAGAAGTTAAAGGTCCTTCAAAGAAAATAGCATTAGATGCAGATGGAAACTTCACAAAGCCGGCACTTGGGTTTATGAAGAGTAAAGGTATAAAAGAAGAAGATGTTGTTTTCAAAACTGTAGGAAAAGATGAGTACATATTTGGAACTATAAGACAAGAAGGTAAGGAAACTAGTGAAGTTTTAAAAACTATATTACCTGAAGCTGTAAAAAATGTAACTTTCCCTAAAGCTATGCGTTGGGGTGGAAAAAATATGAGATTTGCAAGACCGATAAGATGGATGGTTACTTTACTAAATGACAATGTATTAGAAATAGATTTAGAAGGAATAAAATCATCTAATGTTACAAAAGGTCATAGATTCTTAGGAAAAGATGAATTTGAAGTTAATTCATTAGAAGATTACCTAACAAAATTAGAAGAAAACTTCGTAATATTAGACCAAGATAAGAGAAAAGAACTTATAAGAAAGCAATGTATAGAAGTTGCTAACTCTTTAGGTGGAGAAGTTGAATTTGATGAAGACTTATTAGAAGAAGTAACTCATTTAGTTGAATATCCAACAGCATTTTATGGAGAATTCAATGAAGATTATATTAAACTTCCAAAAGAAGTTGTAACAACACCTATGCAACAACATCAAAGATATTTCCCTGTTGTTAAAAATGGTAAACTACTACCTAATTTTATAGCAGTTAGAAATGGAAATGATTATAGAATAGACAAAGTTAAGGCAGGAAACGAAAAAGTTTTAGTTGCTAGGCTTGAAGATGCATTATTCTTCTACAAAGAAGATACTAAAAAAAGTTTAGAAAGCTATATAGAGAAGTTAAAGAGTGTAGTATTCCAAGCTAAACTTGGAACAGTATACGATAAAACTTTAAGAATAGAAAATTTAAGCTCTAATATAATAGATTTATTAAACTTACAACAAGATAAAGATGATGCCAAAAGAGCAGCTAAGCTTTGTAAGGCAGACTTAGTTACAGGTATGGTGTTTGAATTTACAGAGCTTCAAGGGATAATGGGTAGAGAGTACGCTAGAGTAAGTGGCGAAAATGAAGCTGTTTGTGAAGCTATATTTGAACATTATTTACCAAGATTTGCAGGAGATATACTTCCTAAAACTAATGCAGGGATAGCTTTATCTATAGCTGATAAGTTAGACTCTATAGCTGGGTTCTTTGCAATAGGAATACAACCAACTGGTTCTCAAGATCCATATGCTTTAAGACGTCAAGCATTAGGGGTACTTAATATATTAATGGATAGTAAATTAGATATAAACTTAAAGGAATTAGTAGAGTTAGCATTAAATAACTACTCTAATTTAGAATTTAATAAAGAAGAAGTAGTAAATTCTATAATGGAATTCTTCAAAGAAAGAATAAAAAATCTATTTAGAGATTTAGGTATAAGATATGATGTAATAGATGCAATATTAAGCTCAGAAATAAATGATATATCAGATATGTATTTAAGAGCTACTGAACTTAATAACTGGTTAGGTAAAGATGAACTAGTTGAAATGTTAACTGCATTTAACAGAGTTTCTACATTAGCTCAAAAAGCTGTATCTAGTGATGTTAATGAAGAATTATTAAAAGAAGAAGCTGAAATAAACTTATACAAAGAATTTAATAATATAAAGATTAAAGTTAAAGAATTATTAAATGATAAAAAATACAGTGAAGCACTAGATAGTTTTGCATCATTAAGACCATCTATAGATGCTATGTTTGATAGTGTGATGGTAATGGATAAGGACGAAGCTATAAAGAATAATAGATTAGGATTATTAAAGCAGATATATGACACAATGTTAAGTATATGTGATTTATCTAAAATAGTATATAAATAATAAATAGGGGGAGATTGATTCCTCCTATTATTTTTTACGATTAAGGGTATTATAATACTTTGAAAAATGTGGTTAACTTCTGAATGTAAATAATATCGATAAACTATTTTTTAGCGTAAAAAAGATTTTGAATACATACAATATATTAACTAGCATGACAGATTAAAATAAGATTTAGATAACATATATTAAATTTTATTTTATAAAAATATGTAGTGTAATATAAAATATAAAAAAATACATTAAATATAGATTAATATAAAGAATTATATATTATAATATTAAATAAATAAAAAATAATTTAGACCATTATTTGAAATAAATCATATTAATAAATTCTATAAAATAAATAAAATATACTAAATAATATCAATATTATATACTATATCTTTGAAAAAGTTTGCAAGAAGAATATATAAGGTATATTATATATTATGTAGGATATATTTGGTTGAAAAGTATATCATATTTGAAAGAAGGTGACTATTATTCAACTTAATCCTAGACAATTGAAAATAATAGACATAGTAAAAGAAAATGAACCTATAACAGGTGAGAACATAGCTTCTATTTTAAATGTAACTCGTGCTACATTAAGATCGGATTTAGCTATTCTTACAATGACAGGTATATTAGATGCAAGACCAAAGGTTGGATATTTCTACTCAGGCATAACTGGTGCTACTTTAGTAGGAAATAAAATAAAAGATAAAAAAGTAAAAGACATAATGAGTGTGCCTGTAATTATAAAACAAGATACTAATATATACGACTCTATAGTCACAATGTTTTTATCTGATGTAGGAAGTATATTTATAATAGATGATAGTGAAAATTTATGTGGGATAGTATCTAGAAAAGATTTATTAAAAGCTACAATAGGAAGTGCAGATATAAATAAAATGCCAATAGGTATGATAATGACTAGAACTCCTAATGTTATAACTGCAAATAAAGAAGATGATGTAATATTAGCAACTAAAAAGATAATAGAGCATGAAGTTGATTCTATTCCAGTAGTTGAAATAAATAAAGAAGATACAAATCAGATTAAAGTAATAGGTAGACTATCTAAGACTAATATAACGAAATTATTTTTAGAAATAGCTGACAATTAAGGAGGAATAAATGGACAATTTAATTATATATGTCATATCAGACTCAGTTGGAGAAACTGCAGAACAAGTTACTAAAGCTGCTTTATCTCAGTTTAGTATAGAAAATGACTGTGAAGTAAGAAGATTCCCATATGTAGTTGATGAGAAGTTTTTAAAGGAAGTGTTAGAAAGCGGTAAGAATGAAGGAGCGATGATAATATACACTTTAGTTTCTGAAAACTTATTAAATATAGCTAAGACTTTCTGTGATAATGAAGAATTAAGTCATGTAGATTTAATGACGCCTTTACTTAAACAGATATCGAATAAAACTGGTGTTAAACCGAAAAGAGAACCTGGAGTTATAAGAAAGTTAGATGAAAGTTATTTTAAACGAGTTGAAGCTATAGAGTTTGCAGTTAAATATGACGATGGAAAAGATCCAAGGGGGATATTAAAATCAGATATAGTACTTTTAGGGATATCGAGAACCTCTAAAACACCTCTTAGTATGTATTTAGCAAATAAAAATATAAAAGTTGCAAATGTTCCGTTAGTACCTGAAATACCAATACCAAAAGAGGTATTTGAAATAGATCCTAAAAAGATTATAGGTTTAACTAATACACCAGAAAAACTTAACTCTATAAGACAAGAAAGATTAAAAGCATTAGGTTTATCCAGTAATGCAAGTTATGCTAACTTGGAGAGAATACTTCAAGAATTAGATTACTCAGAAAAAATAATGAAAAAAGTTGGATGTCCAGTAATAGATGTTTCTAGTAAAGCTATAGAAGAAACAGCAGGAATAATACTAGACATAATGAAAAAGAATGGTTTAAAGATATATAAAGATAATGATAAATAAAAAAGTTTTATTAATAAACTATAGTGATTTTAAATAATGGAAGCTAAATATATTTGTAATTAATTAGGTATATATAAAGAGCATGGTAAATAGCCATATTCAGTTAAATTTTGTTATCAAATAGGACTTGATAATGTTAGAGTACTAATGGCAAAACTTGCCGTAGCTCAAGTACATATAAAAAGTTTTATATAATAAAAATTAGTAAATATTAAATGAAATATATTTATATTTTAATATAATAATATAAATAAGTAAAAACCTTTCTAAGTATAAATATGTATGAACACTATAACTAGTTAAATGCATAGATTAATAGAAGGGTTTTTATTTAGATAAATTTAATTTCAGGGGGGATACTATATGACTAAATGTCCAAGATGTGGGAAAGATGTATCATCACGACCAGGAACAATCTGCCCAAGATGTGGACTTAGAGTATATGAAGTTAATGAAAAGGTAAGATGTCCAGAACCGAGTTGTAGAGCATTAGTATCTAAAAAACTAGATTATTGTCCTAAGTGTGGGTGTAAATTAAAAGGATATAATTTTTCTGAATTTATAAAAATGGCAAGATCTAAAATAGACGAAACTCTGAATGATAAATTT
The Romboutsia ilealis genome window above contains:
- the glyS gene encoding glycine--tRNA ligase subunit beta — translated: MNNYLLFEVGVEELPSRFVSSTLDQIKSNLTKMFNENRIEFSDIKTYGTPRRLTFIVENISEKQSNLEEEVKGPSKKIALDADGNFTKPALGFMKSKGIKEEDVVFKTVGKDEYIFGTIRQEGKETSEVLKTILPEAVKNVTFPKAMRWGGKNMRFARPIRWMVTLLNDNVLEIDLEGIKSSNVTKGHRFLGKDEFEVNSLEDYLTKLEENFVILDQDKRKELIRKQCIEVANSLGGEVEFDEDLLEEVTHLVEYPTAFYGEFNEDYIKLPKEVVTTPMQQHQRYFPVVKNGKLLPNFIAVRNGNDYRIDKVKAGNEKVLVARLEDALFFYKEDTKKSLESYIEKLKSVVFQAKLGTVYDKTLRIENLSSNIIDLLNLQQDKDDAKRAAKLCKADLVTGMVFEFTELQGIMGREYARVSGENEAVCEAIFEHYLPRFAGDILPKTNAGIALSIADKLDSIAGFFAIGIQPTGSQDPYALRRQALGVLNILMDSKLDINLKELVELALNNYSNLEFNKEEVVNSIMEFFKERIKNLFRDLGIRYDVIDAILSSEINDISDMYLRATELNNWLGKDELVEMLTAFNRVSTLAQKAVSSDVNEELLKEEAEINLYKEFNNIKIKVKELLNDKKYSEALDSFASLRPSIDAMFDSVMVMDKDEAIKNNRLGLLKQIYDTMLSICDLSKIVYK
- a CDS encoding helix-turn-helix transcriptional regulator; amino-acid sequence: MTIIQLNPRQLKIIDIVKENEPITGENIASILNVTRATLRSDLAILTMTGILDARPKVGYFYSGITGATLVGNKIKDKKVKDIMSVPVIIKQDTNIYDSIVTMFLSDVGSIFIIDDSENLCGIVSRKDLLKATIGSADINKMPIGMIMTRTPNVITANKEDDVILATKKIIEHEVDSIPVVEINKEDTNQIKVIGRLSKTNITKLFLEIADN
- a CDS encoding pyruvate, water dikinase regulatory protein, yielding MDNLIIYVISDSVGETAEQVTKAALSQFSIENDCEVRRFPYVVDEKFLKEVLESGKNEGAMIIYTLVSENLLNIAKTFCDNEELSHVDLMTPLLKQISNKTGVKPKREPGVIRKLDESYFKRVEAIEFAVKYDDGKDPRGILKSDIVLLGISRTSKTPLSMYLANKNIKVANVPLVPEIPIPKEVFEIDPKKIIGLTNTPEKLNSIRQERLKALGLSSNASYANLERILQELDYSEKIMKKVGCPVIDVSSKAIEETAGIILDIMKKNGLKIYKDNDK
- a CDS encoding zinc ribbon domain-containing protein is translated as MTKCPRCGKDVSSRPGTICPRCGLRVYEVNEKVRCPEPSCRALVSKKLDYCPKCGCKLKGYNFSEFIKMARSKIDETLNDKF